Proteins encoded together in one Eubalaena glacialis isolate mEubGla1 chromosome 7, mEubGla1.1.hap2.+ XY, whole genome shotgun sequence window:
- the C7H6orf52 gene encoding putative uncharacterized protein C6orf52 homolog — protein MAEQESFAGFGIAQQNNYYWYWQSFPSALRVKADFHSCQGYPFGNWYKQQHRCYPPSGCSCGYGTDGNGPNLYSVRETSGYPVETSLTPKETTALAENQDEDSLEDPNLHLNIEELNKEFMVESEELYDSLMNCHWQPLDTVHSEIPDETPQKQDVH, from the exons ATGGCTGAACAAGAGAGTTTTGCAGGTTTCGGCATAGCGcaacaaaataattattactgGTACTGGCAAAG TTTCCCCTCTGCTCTTAGAGTGAAGGCAGACTTCCATTCCTGCCAGGGTTACCCCTTTGGCAACTGGTACAAGCAGCAGCACAGATGTTACCCTCCTTCTGGCTGTAGCTGTGGCTATGGAACAGACGGAAATGGACCCAACCTTTATTCTGTGCGTGAGACCTCCGGATACCCAGTTGAAACTTCGCTTACACCCAAG GAAACCACAGCTCTGGCTGAAAACCAAGATGAAGATTCACTAGAAG ATCCAAATCTTCATTTGAATATTGAGGAGTTAAACAAAGAATTTATGGTGGAAAGTGAGGAACTCTATGACTCTCTCATGAATTGCCACTGGCAGCCTCTGGATACAGTTCACTCTGAAATCCCAGATGAGACCCCCCAAAAGCAAGATGTTCATTAA